One window from the genome of Yarrowia lipolytica chromosome 1B, complete sequence encodes:
- a CDS encoding uncharacterized protein (Compare to YALI0B13046g, weakly similar to uniprot|P36033 Saccharomyces cerevisiae YKL220c FRE2 ferric (and cupric) reductase P9.3. f7.1 or uniprot|Q08905 Saccharomyces cerevisiae YOR381w FRE3 or uniprot|P53746 Saccharomyces cerevisiae YNR060w FRE4), which produces MKISTLFTLVAGASASVSQTKPRDHDAYKATACFTVAQNYNFGIEANYYESQYAFFHEFCNTKPFLQSVLLCMDKAYNGNMKKLQKQFKERVLVMCKFVGEPRPDKQQVLELLTSAKDSQPVQIPEPASQDPKAPPSPLYTKPVIVDEETYEGTLATTNISELASDKGLWLASGLLGYWALILLFGTISHMFRKLFFPVLLKMTGLHINTLRRNVTMSALFGHKHAQGWLAGCLPTRVQSLTVVGYWCLIFIFPCVGYKFETPTEGNSHTAQLRSYLAVRLGIMAVSQTPLIFLFAGRNNFLMWLTGWSFDTFNVYHRWIGRGMVALAISHGVTFTVAVGDSLPAAYKRHWFYCGVMAVISASFMILFAISAIRHRFYEVFLIIHLCLAIVFVYAIYNHTEFVGYHEFIYAVIAVWSFDRAARIARIFYSGINSRAKITVVDTNERIMRLEIRHSGRWTPKPGQYIFLYVLSNRKFWESHPFTVFQSPQAEKDGSITLMVKAQKGMTETLYKRTLEAGTLDTRVLVEGPYGSKMPVDKYDSSILIAGGIGVTAIYLCASSLLKSSAKSITVCWVLRSDQALEYFSPELDYLLNDPRVRVEIYFSTQKQQLETSPSSSISDSESMVDNGVVTEKDGVVERAKTRSRLSSAATATNRLHISYGYRPDMLTHVPNSVASQGGSTAIVVCGPPAFSDDVRLAVRDNLNSTTERVDYFEEAFSW; this is translated from the coding sequence ATGAAAATCTCAACTCTCTTCACACTGGTGGCTGGAGCCTCGGCTTCGGTCTCTCAGACGAAACCTCGCGACCATGACGCCTACAAGGCCACCGCCTGCTTCACCGTTGCCCAGAATTACAACTTTGGCATCGAGGCTAACTACTACGAGTCGCAATACGCATTCTTCCACGAGTTTTGCAACACTAAGCCCTTCTTACAGTCCGTGCTGCTGTGCATGGACAAGGCTTACAACGGCAACATGAAGAAGCTGCAAAAACAGTTCAAGGAACGTGTGCTGGTCATGTGCAAGTTTGTGGGCGAGCCACGACCCGACAAGCAGCAGGTTCTCGAACTCCTTACCTCCGCCAAGGACTCACAGCCGGTTCAGATTCCTGAGCCAGCCTCCCAGGACCCTAAGGCTCCCCCTTCACCTCTGTACACCAAACCCGTGAttgtggacgaggagaccTATGAGGGCACACTCGCCACCACTAACATCTCCGAACTTGCCTCTGACAAGGGTCTGTGGCTTGCATCAGGTCTTCTGGGCTACTGGGCTCTCATTCTTCTCTTTGGTACAATCTCCCATATGTTCCGAAAGCTGTTCTTCCCTGTTCTTCTGAAGATGACTGGTTTGCACATCAACACCTTGCGGCGTAACGTGACCATGTCGGCTCTTTTTGGCCACAAGCACGCCCAGGGTTGGCTGGCTGGTTGTCTTCCTACTCGAGTGCAATCTCTCACCGTCGTTGGATACTGGTGTCTAATCTTCATCTTCCCCTGTGTTGGATACAAGTTCGAGACCCCTACAGAGGGGAACTCACACACCGCTCAGCTCAGATCTTACCTTGCCGTAAGGCTCGGAATCATGGCTGTATCCCAGACTCCTCTCATCTTTCTGTTTGCTGGAAGAAACAACTTTCTCATGTGGCTAACTGGCTGGTCTTTCGACACCTTCAACGTATACCACCGATGGATTGGTCGAGGCATGGTCGCTCTAGCTATCTCTCATGGTGTCACATtcactgttgctgttggagATTCTCTTCCTGCTGCTTACAAGCGGCATTGGTTCTACTGTGGAGTCATGGCTGTCATCAGTGCGTCGTTCATGATTCTTTTTGCCATCTCTGCTATCCGCCACAGATTTTACGAAGtcttcctcatcatccATCTCTGTCTCGCCATTGTCTTTGTCTATGCCATCTACAATCATACCGAGTTCGTCGGCTACCATGAGTTCATCTATGCCGTTATTGCAGTATGGTCTTTTGatcgagctgctcgaaTCGCCCGAATCTTCTACTCTGGCATCAACTCTCGAGCGAAGATTACGGTCGTCGACACAAATGAGCGAATCATGCGTTTGGAAATCCGACATTCTGGCAGATGGACCCCTAAGCCTGGTCAGTACATCTTCCTGTATGTGCTGAGCAACCGAAAATTTTGGGAGTCGCATCCATTCACTGTCTTTCAGTCTCCTcaggccgagaaggacggATCCATCACCCTGATGGTCAAGGCTCAGAAGGGAATGACCGAAACTCTCTACAAGCGTACTCTGGAGGCTGGTACTCTGGACACCCGTGTTCTTGTGGAGGGTCCATATGGCTCTAAGATGCCTGTGGACAAGTACGACTCGTCCATTCTCATTGCTGGAGGTATTGGTGTCACAGCTATTTACCTGTGTGCCTCCTCGCTGCTCAAGTCTTCTGCCAAGAGCATCACTGTTTGCTGGGTTCTCCGGTCCGACCAGGCTCTCGAATACTTTTCCCCAGAGCTCGATTACCTTCTCAACGACCCTCGAGTCCGAGTGGAAATCTACTTCTCTacccagaagcagcagctcgagacTTCACCCTCCTCCAGTATCAGTGATAGTGAGAGTATGGTGGACAATGGAGTTGTGACCGAGAAAGATGGAGTTGTCGAGCGAGCGAAGACTCGCTCCCGTCTCTCTTCAGCCGCCACAGCTACCAACCGTCTACACATTTCCTACGGTTACCGACCAGATATGCTCACCCATGTCCCCAACAGTGTGGCTTCTCAGGGAGGCTCCACCGCTATTGTCGTCTGTGGCCCTCCTGCCTTTTCTGATGACGTTCGACTGGCCGTCAGAGACAACTTgaactccaccaccgagCGAGTTGACTACTTTGAGGAGGCTTTCTCTTGGTAG
- a CDS encoding uncharacterized protein (Partial Line element), producing the protein MTLRKTTTSPGRQQSHKFLHLMADISTSAREMGDTPERPRFHQRRIQGCGASVIRPIIQGSARSIIFCQSAKFFFSMLTRMKIFRQWDSLKDWIFTESEMWSTSPFSQGIWNSDAPRENIKQVKTPANICGNWPYGIWKMEEIPSGTQGGRPATLGHVQKRVCFNS; encoded by the coding sequence ATGACCCTTCGAAAAACAACTACATCGCCCGGACGCCAACAAAGCCACAAGTTTCTTCACCTCATGGCGGATATCTCGACTTCCGCTCGTGAAATGGGAGATACCCCTGAACGACCACGTTTTCACCAAAGAAGAATCCAGGGATGCGGGGCTTCTGTGATAAGGCCCATCATTCAAGGATCTGCACGGAGCATAATCTTCTGCCAAAGTgcgaagttcttcttttccatgttgaccaggaTGAAGATTTTCCGTCAGTGGGACTCTCTAAAGGACTGGATCTTTACCGAGTCcgaaatgtggagtacTTCCCCTTTTTCCCAGGGCATTTGGAACAGTGACGCCCCCCGCGAAAACATCAAACAAGTCAAGACACCGGCAAATATCTGCGGGAATTGGCCTtatgggatctggaagatggaagAGATTCCCTCCGGTACTCAGGGGGGACGACCCGCCACcctgggacatgtccaaaaaagggtttgcttcaattcctga
- a CDS encoding uncharacterized protein (Compare to YALI0B13090g, weakly similar to uniprot|Q08905 Saccharomyces cerevisiae YOR381w FRE3 strong similarity to ferric reductase FRE2P P9.3.f7.1 or uniprot|P36033 Saccharomyces cerevisiae YKL220c FRE2 ferric (and cupric) reductase P9.3. f7.1 or uniprot|P53746 Saccharomyces cerevisiae YNR060w FRE4) — MNLLLFLTLLGFVCAANTPKLADHDKWKCQPCVATAQMFKFGITATRYTPELYYKQQCSNKPYLQTLLKCMQDHTDEVRGRKMLEKLVGKRCEENGFELNIEDLEPIPELVTVAPENINKTQTAPVVVPEEMYAPSYKSYSTYFHQTDMGTYLGVGLLSYWTLVLVVGAFVNLTRTYLFPIMCKLTGLHINTIRKHISLPAAFGYKHSQPFRVLQGICSMCMPTRVQSVIVTLYVMFAFIACFPGYKIFDENTVFESHATQLRRYLANRTGILAFAQLPLLFLFAGRNNIMMWVTGWSFDTFNVYHRWIARTMVALAITHGVTYTILTGKFLSSSYPELYFFMGVIAVISGSFMCIQGLHFFRSRWYEVFLIIHIILAVLFTMGVWFHADDVGFQEWVYAAVAVWAFDHLARYLRILFSGVICNGQFSVVDHEHQIVRVEIAYSKLWKVYPGAHVFIYVLTPWKFWESHPFTIYQSPKAMENGNISIMLKAKSGMTLRIFKRLQEQNNSANIKLLVEGPYGHQLPVRNYDSAVVIAGGIGVTATYSYAADLLKCATTKAITFAWVVRNDAAIDWFKDELNSLLQDERVHVSIFVSTQEPDDPERDVHQRFGSYSASASSDDEEKTDKGATTTATAMDSTSDGGSKDTSVRRLRKKLSITYGTRPKMCTALPQFLSFCEGPTAIVVCGPPVFNDDIRLAVSESLHTKNERVDYFEEAFSW; from the coding sequence ATGAACCTGCTTctcttcttgaccttgcTTGGTTTCGTCTGTGCTGCAAACACACCCAAGCTGGCCGACCATGACAAATGGAAGTGCCAACCGTGTGTGGCTACCGCCCAGATGTTCAAGTTTGGAATCACAGCTACTCGCTACACCCCTGAGCTCTACTACAAGCAACAGTGTTCCAACAAGCCATATCTTCAGACTCTTCTCAAGTGCATGCAAGATCATACCGATGAGGTTCGAGGTCGAAAGatgctggagaagttggtCGGAAAGAGATGTGAGGAAAACGGCTTCGAATTGAACATTGAGGATTTGGAACCTATTCCAGAATTGGTCACTGTGGCTCCTgagaacatcaacaagactCAAACCGCGCCTGTTGTGGTCCCTGAAGAGATGTATGCTCCTTCCTACAAGTCGTACTCAACCTACTTTCACCAGACTGACATGGGAACTTATTTGGGAGTCGGCCTCTTATCTTACTGGACTCTAGTTCTAGTTGTGGGAGCCTTTGTCAACCTCACAAGAACTTATCTGTTCCCAATCATGTGCAAATTGACTGGTCTTCATATCAACACTATTCGAAAACACATTTCACTGCCAGCTGCTTTTGGATACAAACACTCCCAGCCTTTTCGAGTCCTCCAAGGCATCTGCTCAATGTGCATGCCTACCCGAGTGCAGTCTGTGATTGTTACTCTGTACGTCATGTTTGCATTCATTGCCTGTTTCCCTGGCTACAAGATTTTTGACGAGAATACTGTTTTTGAGAGCCACGCGACCCAGCTCAGAAGATATCTGGCCAACCGAACAGGTATTCTTGCCTTTGCTCAACTGCCTCTGCTCTTCCTGTTTGCTGGAAGAAACAATATCATGATGTGGGTCACTGGCTGGTCCTTTGACACCTTCAATGTCTACCACCGATGGATTGCTCGAACAATGGTTGCCCTCGCTATTACTCATGGCGTAACCTACACAATTTTGACGGGAAAGTTCCTCTCCTCATCCTACCCTGAGCTCTACTTCTTCATGGGAGTCATTGCCGTCATCTCTGGCTCCTTCATGTGCATCCAAGGTCTCCATTTCTTCCGATCCAGATGGTATGAGGTTTTCCTGATTATCCACATTATTCTGGCTGTGCTTTTTACTATGGGTGTTTGGTTCCATGCTGATGATGTGGGATTCCAGGAGTGGGTCTATGCGGCTGTTGCTGTCTGGGCTTTTGATCATCTGGCTAGATACCTGCGAATTCTCTTTTCTGGAGTTATTTGTAATGGTCAGTTCTCTGTCGTTGACCATGAGCACCAGATTGTTCGTGTTGAAATTGCCTACTCTAAGCTCTGGAAGGTCTACCCCGGTGCTCATGTTTTCATCTACGTCTTGACCCCCTGGAAGTTCTGGGAGTCACATCCCTTCACCATCTACCAGTCCCCCAAGGCCATGGAGAACGGCAACATTTCCATCATGCTCAAAGCCAAGTCGGGCATGACCCTCAGGATCTTCAAGCGTCTGCAGGAACAGAACAACTCTGCCAACATCAAACTTCTTGTCGAAGGCCCCTACGGCCACCAGCTACCAGTGCGAAACTACGACTCGGCTGTGGTTATTGCTGGAGGAATTGGAGTGACTGCTACCTACTCCTATGCCGCTGATCTGCTCAAATGTGCTACAACCAAGGCAATCACTTTCGCCTGGGTCGTCCGAAACGATGCTGCTATCGACTGGTTCAAGGATGAACTCAACTCCCTATTGCAAGACGAGCGAGTTCACGTCTCCATCTTTGTGTCTACTCAAGAACCTGATGACCCGGAGAGAGATGTTCATCAGAGATTTGGCTCCTACTCAGCCTCGGCTTCCTCAGATGATGAGGAAAAGACAGACAAGGGTGCTaccaccacagccacagccatgGATAGTACTTCTGACGGAGGCAGCAAAGACACATCTGTTCGAAGACTGAGGAAGAAGTTGTCGATCACTTATGGAACTCGACCTAAGATGTGTACTGCTCTTCCCCAGTTCCTGAGCTTCTGCGAGGGTCCTACTGCTATTGTTGTTTGCGGACCTCCTGTTTTCAACGACGACATTCGACTGGCTGTTTCGGAGTCTCTTCATACCAAGAACGAGCGAGTTGACTACTTTGAGGAGGCTTTCTCGTGGTAA
- a CDS encoding uncharacterized protein (Compare to YALI0B13112g, weakly similar to uniprot|P36033 Saccharomyces cerevisiae YKL220c FRE2 ferric (and cupric) reductase P9.3. f7.1 or uniprot|Q08905 Saccharomyces cerevisiae YOR381w FRE3 or uniprot|P53746 Saccharomyces cerevisiae YNR060w FRE4 or uniprot|P32791 Saccharomyces cerevisiae YLR214w FRE1 ferric (and cupric) reductase P9.3.f7.1 or uniprot|Q12473 Saccharomyces cerevisiae YLL051c FRE6 or uniprot|Q08908 Saccharomyces cerevisiae YOR384w FRE5), with the protein MRLQSLLLLCMALLVLAEPGLTPIDDRENWVGQACGYIDTVRWAGFKKVPRKDTTGAGALQKCKSAPYLTSVALCGEANFPGNWHRIYKVVDSVALQACRKYNLDVTSDQVRAMYQNYSKLAIPIPRVNKTAMQTKPIGFNQTWFDEKYPSIRVYQHNLDLGQYYGNGMTAWWALILVIGIAINVFRTVLFPQYLRWTSNSNILRRQLSLPATFGYKHSQPLQTMWGFVSWCCPTRVQSLVILAYLAMCLILCCVSYEAMDSTTRWKKRSTQIQRYIGDRTGIMAFTQLPILFLFAGRNNFLIYLTGWSYSTFNVYHRWIGRVMVTLAFVHSVAFTINSLKALTFYYSFPFMRWGVVATTIGALMCFQGLHFFRSHWYEFFLVFHILLAVFFTIGVWRHCRTLGWMEYVYAAVAVWGFDRLVRVIRIFASGLGTATMTMADPSLGIVKVDISYSKLWKVKPGHHVFLYVLNGIRPWESHPFTVFQTCEAAANGNMSIMFRAKEGKTYNLFNKLKDSKTGQFKVLIEGPYGHHLPIAKYDSQILIAGGIGITAMYSYASECVRRSSGSSGTLNFNWIVRSDSCLTWFHDELALLLSDSRVTVNLYVTNTRGDFESDQSSIESKNEKDLSDSPGPTPFENTNLNVIQGRPNYVSDLRRMLEEAPGSTAVSVCGPPKMNDDVRLAVRKNLDVKTDRIDYFEEAFCW; encoded by the coding sequence ATGCGCCTGCAATcccttctgctgctctgcATGGCtctgctggttctggcgGAGCCTGGACTGACTCCCATTGACGACCGAGAAAACTGGGTCGGCCAAGCCTGCGGATACATTGACACCGTGCGATGGGCCGGCTTCAAGAAGGTGCCTCGAAAGGACACcactggtgctggagctcTGCAAAAGTGCAAGAGTGCTCCCTACCTGACCTCAGTGGCTCTGTGTGGAGAGGCCAACTTCCCTGGCAACTGGCATCGAATCTACAAGGTCGTTGACTCAGTGGCCCTGCAAGCCTGTCGAAAGTACAACCTGGATGTCACCTCGGATCAGGTGAGGGCCATGTACCAAAACTATTCCAAACTGGCCATCCCCATTCCGCGTGTTAACAAGACTGCCATGCAGACCAAGCCTATCGGCTTCAACCAGACGTGGTTTGACGAAAAGTACCCGTCTATCCGAGTCTATCAACACAACCTGGACCTTGGTCAGTATTACGGAAATGGAATGACTGCCTGGTGGGCTCTCATTCTCGTCATTGGTATCGCTATCAATGTCTTCCGAACCGTCTTGTTCCCCCAGTATCTCCGATGGACCTCGAATTCCAACATTCTGCGGCGACAACTCTCTCTGCCGGCAACCTTTGGCTACAAGCACTCCCAGCCTCTGCAGACTATGTGGGGCTTTGTATCTTGGTGTTGTCCCACTCGAGTCCAGTCTCTGGTCATCCTGGCCTACCTCGCCATGTGTCTGATTCTCTGTTGTGTATCGTACGAGGCCATGGACTCGACAACTAGATGGAAGAAGCGATCTACCCAAATACAGAGATACATCGGAGACAGAACCGGCATTATGGCTTTCACCCAACTCCCCATTCTGTTCCTGTTTGCAGGAAGAAACAACTTTCTCATCTACCTGACTGGTTGGTCCTATTCCACCTTCAATGTCTACCATAGATGGATTGGTCGAGTCATGGTTACTTTGGCCTTTGTCCACTCCGTTGCCTTCACTATCAACTCCCTCAAGGCACTGACCTTTTACTATTCCTTCCCTTTTATGCGATGGGGTGTTGTGGCCACCACCATTGGCGCTCTCATGTGCTTCCAGGGCCTCCACTTCTTCCGATCCCACTGGTATGAGTTTttcctcgtcttccacaTTCTGCTGGCCGTCTTCTTCACTATCGGAGTCTGGAGACACTGCCGAACCCTGGGTTGGATGGAGTATGTCTACGCCGCCGTGGCCGTCTGGGGTTTTGACAGACTAGTCCGAGTTATCAGAATCTTTGCTTCTGGCCTCGGCACGGCTACCATGACCATGGCTGACCCCTCTCTTGGTATTGTCAAGGTCGACATTTCCTACAGCAAGCTGTGGAAGGTCAAGCCCGGTCATCACGTGTTCCTGTATGTGCTCAACGGTATCCGACCCTGGGAATCCCACCCATTCACCGTATTCCAGACTTGTGAAGCTGCCGCAAACGGAAACATGTCCATCATGTTCAGAGCAAAGGAAGGTAAGACTTACAACCTGttcaacaagctcaaggactcCAAAACTGGGCAGTTCAAGGTGCTCATCGAGGGTCCCTACGGACACCACCTGCCGATTGCCAAGTACGACTCTCAGATCTTAATTGCTGGAGGTATTGGTATCACTgccatgtactcgtatgcTTCTGAATGTGTTCGAAGATCAAGTGGCTCATCTGGTACCCTCAACTTCAACTGGATTGTGCGATCTGACTCGTGCCTCACCTGGTTCCATGACGAACTTGCCCTTCTCTTGTCTGATTCTCGAGTCACTGTCAACCTGTACGTGACCAACACCCGAGGCGACTTTGAGTCAGATCAATCTTCCATCGAGTCCAAGAACGAAAAGGACTTATCCGACTCCCCTGGTCCCACTCCCTTCGAGAACACAAATCTCAACGTAATTCAGGGCCGGCCCAATTACGTCTCTGATTTGCGTCGAATGCTGGAAGAGGCTCCTGGCTCCACTGCTGTCTCCGTCTGTGGTCCCCCTAAGATGAACGACGACGTCCGATTGGCCGTCCGAAAGAACCTGGATGTCAAGACCGACAGAATCGATTACTTCGAAGAAGCCTTCTGTTGGTAG
- a CDS encoding uncharacterized protein (Compare to YALI0B13134g, weakly similar to uniprot|Q08905 Saccharomyces cerevisiae YOR381w FRE3 strong similarity to ferric reductase FRE2P P9.3.f7.1 or uniprot|P36033 Saccharomyces cerevisiae YKL220c FRE2 ferric (and cupric) reductase P9.3. f7.1 or uniprot|P53746 Saccharomyces cerevisiae YNR060w FRE4 or uniprot|P32791 Saccharomyces cerevisiae YLR214w FRE1 ferric (and cupric) reductase P9.3.f7.1 or uniprot|Q08908 Saccharomyces cerevisiae YOR384w FRE5 strong or uniprot|Q12473 Saccharomyces cerevisiae YLL051c FRE6): MRLTSLLALATVALAGRRDKPGDKMLVDTSAVAGALSKSAKFGVDPGETNLEYYNNYWACPQYMATLMIWYRAVVPDEEQWKKVLQSDIVETYNEYGKMHLTLDEVVAVYENGTKYVETPKNASAIVYAPVPFNQTGYDEYYPTVKEFYKQLDLGTYYGGGLLAYWLAIFLIGMFTNLAKHAFFGIYQKMKGHRFRKHVSLPALWGYKHCQTSGGWLGGFISMCTPTRAQSLAVAGYLIMAFIFCFTQFDLFTPNYYFEANGDQLARYLADRTGIMAMTQIPIVFLFGGRNNFFMWLTGWSFDTFNIYHRYSSRVMVVYAIIHSICYSYIERGSYFAIASSQFYWIMGVVATICGSLILFQGLHFFRSRWYETFLVIHLVLAVAFLVGMWYHCRTLGWMQYLYATIAVWSFDRFARIVRIFWSGFVVSGDFELVDPDQLIVKAEMDYSKWWSIYPGVHVYIYILNGKFWESHPFTVYQSPFAEETGKMTVLLKAKEGKTLSLANLLAKGDGKRRLKTLIEGPYGSKHPIGKYDSSIYVAGGIGITATYSYAVDVIKKSTAKTLVFTWVVRNETCLTWFKTELDTLLADPRVEVNLYVTGNHTDIPPLGGSESDSKNSEKSVSEMNPRLNIVYGRPDMTVEMPAYIERCAGSTAIVVCGPPVLNDDIRLSLVQSADCSKVDYYEEAFSW; encoded by the coding sequence ATGAGGCTCACATCTCTTCTCGCCTTGGCCACTGTGGCCCTTGCTGGTCGACGAGACAAACCTGGCGACAAGATGTTGGTTGACACTTcggctgttgctggagccCTGAGCAAGTCTGCCAAGTTCGGGGTTGATCCCGGTGAAACCAACCTGGAGTATTACAACAACTACTGGGCGTGTCCTCAGTACATGGCGACTCTGATGATATGGTACCGAGCTGTTGTGCCAGATGAAGagcagtggaagaaggtgCTTCAGTCAGATATCGTGGAGACATACAACGAGTATGGCAAGATGCACCTGACTCTTGACGAGGTAGTGGCCGTGTACGAAAACGGAACCAAATACGTCGAGACTCCCAAAAATGCCTCCGCTATCGTCTATGCACCTGTCCCATTCAACCAGACTGGTTATGACGAGTACTACCCTACCGTCAAGGAGTTTTACAAACAGCTTGACCTGGGCACATACTATGGAGGCGGTCTCTTGGCCTATTGGCTTGCCATCTTCCTCATCGGAATGTTCACCAACCTTGCCAAACATGCATTTTTCGGCATCTaccagaagatgaaggGCCACAGGTTCCGAAAACATGTCTCGTTGCCCGCTCTGTGGGGCTACAAGCACTGTCAGACCTCTGGAGGATGGCTCGGAGGCTTTATCAGCATGTGCACTCCTACCCGAGCCCAGTCgctggctgtggctggaTACCTGATTATGGCCTTCATTTTCTGCTTCACCCAGTTCGACCTGTTCACCCCCAACTACTACTTCGAGGCCAATGGTGACCAGCTGGCCCGATACTTGGCTGACCGAACAGGAATCATGGCCATGACCCAGATTCCCATTGTGTTCCTGTTTGGAGGCCGAAACAACTTCTTCATGTGGTTGACCGGTTGGTCCTTTGACACCTTCAACATCTACCACCGATACTCATCCCGAGTCATGGTGGTGTATGCCATCATCCACTCCATttgctactcgtacattgAACGAGGTTCGTACTTTGCTATTGCTTCCTCCCAATTTTACTGGATCATGGGCGTGGTTGCTACCATCTGTGGCTCTCTGATTCTCTTCCAGGGCCTGCACTTTTTCCGATCCCGTTGGTACGAGACCTTTCTGGTCATCCATCTGGTGCTGGCCGTAGCCTTTCTCGTGGGAATGTGGTACCACTGCAGGACTCTTGGGTGGATGCAGTACCTGTATGCAACCATTGCTGTTTGGTCTTTTGATCGGTTTGCTCGAATCGTTCGAATTTTCTGGTCCGGATTTGTGGTATCAGGCGACTTTGAGCTCGTTGATCCCGATCAGCTCATCGTCAAGGCCGAGATGGATTACTCCAAGTGGTGGAGCATCTACCCCGGAGTCCACGTGTACATTTACATCCTCAACGGCAAGTTCTGGGAATCCCATCCGTTCACCGTCTACCAGTCCCCGTTTGCTGAAGAGACTGGTAAGATGACTGTActgctcaaggccaaggaagGTAAGACTCTGTCTCTGGCAAACCTGCTCGCCAAGGGAGACGGCAAGCGACGCCTCAAGACTCTCATTGAGGGACCCTATGGCTCGAAGCACCCCATCGGTAAGTATGACTCGTCCATCTATGTTGCCGGAGGTATCGGTATCACTGCCACGTACTCGTATGCTGTCGATGTCATAAAGAAGAGCACTGCCAAGACACTCGTTTTCACGTGGGTTGTGCGAAACGAAACGTGCCTCACCTGGTTCAAAACTGAGCTTGACACTCTGCTTGCTGACCCGCGCGTGGAGGTCAATCTTTACGTCACCGGTAACCATACTGACATCCCTCCTCTTGGCGGCTCGGAATCGGACTCTAAAAACTCGGAAAAGTCCGTGTCGGAAATGAACCCTCGGCTCAATATCGTTTACGGACGACCTGACATGACCGTGGAGATGCCTGCGTACATTGAGCGATGTGCCGGCTCCACTGCCATTGTTGTTTGCGGTCCTCCCGTGCTGAATGACGACATCCGTCTGTCGTTGGTCCAGTCGGCTGATTGTTCCAAAGTGGACTACTACGAGGAGGCGTTCTCGTGGTAG